One stretch of bacterium DNA includes these proteins:
- a CDS encoding ATP-binding cassette domain-containing protein, whose amino-acid sequence MGKTYGMQTPIIDVRDLAKRFGPLEAVRGVTFGVAGGEIFGFLGPNGAGKTTTIKMLATLLRPTSGRASLAGYDVVAHPGDVRRSIGIVFQDPSLDNRLTAEQNLRFHAMLYGVPPREIEPRIADVLAMVDLAERRRALVATYSGGMKRRLEIARGLLHRPRVLFLDEPTLGLDLQTRNRIWEYVVDLRRREGVTVFMTTHYIEESAHCDRIAIIDGGRIAALDTPDALRRQVGGDVITITSPDAPRLAREIDARFGGGARTMDGRVIVEQERGTEFVPRVAAAFPSLVTAVAVKRPTLDDVFLKLTGHEIRDESASATDQLRTVMRAWGGRR is encoded by the coding sequence GTGGGAAAAACATACGGCATGCAGACACCGATCATCGACGTCCGCGATCTCGCCAAGCGCTTCGGACCGCTGGAGGCCGTCCGGGGCGTGACGTTTGGGGTCGCGGGCGGGGAGATCTTCGGATTCCTCGGCCCAAACGGCGCCGGGAAGACCACGACGATCAAGATGCTCGCCACGCTCCTGCGCCCGACGTCGGGCCGGGCGTCCCTCGCGGGGTACGATGTGGTGGCGCACCCGGGGGACGTCCGCCGGTCGATCGGCATCGTCTTCCAGGACCCAAGCCTCGACAACCGCCTCACCGCGGAGCAGAATCTCCGGTTTCACGCGATGCTCTACGGCGTCCCGCCCCGAGAAATCGAGCCGCGGATCGCGGATGTACTCGCGATGGTGGACCTGGCCGAGCGGCGGCGCGCGCTCGTCGCCACCTATTCCGGCGGGATGAAGCGGCGGCTCGAGATCGCCCGCGGCCTCCTGCACAGGCCGCGTGTGCTGTTCCTCGACGAGCCGACGCTCGGTCTGGACCTGCAGACCCGCAACCGCATCTGGGAGTATGTGGTCGACCTGCGCCGCCGCGAAGGCGTGACGGTGTTCATGACCACGCATTACATCGAGGAGTCCGCGCACTGCGACCGCATCGCGATCATCGACGGCGGCCGCATCGCGGCGCTCGACACGCCCGACGCGCTGCGGCGCCAGGTGGGCGGCGACGTGATCACGATCACCTCGCCCGACGCGCCGCGGCTCGCGCGCGAGATCGACGCCCGGTTCGGGGGCGGGGCGCGGACCATGGACGGCCGCGTGATCGTGGAGCAGGAGCGGGGGACGGAGTTCGTGCCCCGGGTCGCCGCGGCCTTTCCGTCGCTCGTCACCGCGGTGGCGGTCAAGCGGCCGACGCTCGACGACGTCTTCCTCAAGCTCACCGGCCATGAGATCCGCGACGAATCCGCGTCCGCGACGGATCAGCTGCGGACGGTGATGCGGGCGTGGGGAGGCCGCCGCTGA